Sequence from the Candidatus Accumulibacter similis genome:
GTGGGGACGCGCATTTTGCAGCCGATTATCTGCTCGGTCTGCTCTTCGCGGTGACGGTCTGGTTTTCAGGCGGCGTCTTCGACCACAAAGCGGTCGAGCGGCTGCATGGCCGGGTGATCCGCTGGTGCTCGTCGTATACGTTCTCCCTTTACCTGTATCACGCGCCGCTGATGGTGTTCTTCCACTCTTTGCTGATGGTGGCCTTGCCGGACGAGTCGCCGGCTCTGGTCCTGCTCGTCCTCATCATGCTTGGTGTCTGGGCGCTCGGCAGCGTTACCGAGCATCGCAAGGAGCCTTATACGGCGCTGTTTCGCCGCCTCCTGTCGGCCGGAGTGCCACCGCGGGCCTGACGGGCGAGAGCGGTTGCCTGGCGGGCGGCGCACCCGACCCGTGCGCCAGCGGCGAGAGGACTCCATGTCTCCTTCGCGCGCGGCTCGGCCCCGGGCAGCGGCGACAGGGGCGAGCCGGTTGCCTGTGTGCATCGTCAGCCCGGCAGATCCAACAAGCAGCGCCGGAGCGCAGCGTACTGACCCCCCATGCGGTCGTAACGGCCGGTCGTTCCGGGAAACCAGTCACCTCCCATCCTGCAGGCGGAACGGATCACTGGTCCTGCGTTTCGCCTCGGCGGCCCCGCCGTCGCAGCCACAGCGTTGCGCTGGCCAGCGCGGTGACGGCAACGAAGGGCAGGGCAACCTGGTTGAGCACGCTCCAGCCGGCGCTGGTCACCAGCAGGCCGGAGCCGAAGGACGAGGCGCCCATGACGAAGAACATCAGGAAGTCGTTGAGGCCTTGCGTCCGCGCCTTCTCCGCTGGCGTGTAGGCCTCGGTGAGCAGCGTCGTGCCGCCGACGAAGAGGAAGTTCCAGCCGACGCCGAGGAGCAGGAGTGCCCACCAGAAGTGCAGCAGCGTGATGCCGGCGAGGGCGATGGCGATGCAGCCGGCCATCAGTGCGGCGCCGGCGAGGAGGACGCCGGCGACGCCGAAACGGGCAATCAGGTGGCCGGTCAGGAAGCTGGGGGCGAACATGCCGATGACGTGCCACTGCAGGACCAGGGCGGTATCGCCGAAGCCCAGACCACAGAAATCCATCGCCAGCGGCGTCGCGTTCATCAGCAGGTTCATCACGCCATAGCCGATGGCGGCGGCCAGCACGGCGACGATGAAGACCGGCTGGCGGGCGATTTCGGCGAGCGGGCGGCCGACGCCGTGCTGCTCCTCGGCGGCCGCCGGCGGAAAGCGCAGGCTGGCGGCAATCGCCAGCGAGGCGAGGGCAAAGCCGATCAGCGAGGCGTAGGAGGCGAGATACTGCGGCGCCAGCAGGTCGCGCGTCATTTTGCCGACGGCCGGCCCGATGAAGCCGCCGACGATGCCGCCGGCCAGGGTCAGCGAAATCGCCCGGCTCTTCCACTCGGCCGGCACCACTTCCGCCGCGGCAAAGCGGAAATACTGGCCGAAGGCATGGTAGATGCCGGAGCAGAAAGTGGCGCCGCAAAGCAGCCAGAAGTTCTGCAGGAAGACCGCCAGCGCACCGACGGCGCCACCGAGCATGCCGCAGCAGGCGCCGAGCATGAAGCCGGCACGGCGGCCGTTCCGCCGCATGAAGAGCGAAGCCGGCAGCGTGCTCGCTGCCGATCCCAGCACGTAGCCGACGACGGGCAGCGTCGCCAGCCGCTTGTCCGGCGCCAGCGCGTAGCCGGCGAGTGCGTTGATGGCAACCAGAGTCACGCCGTTGGTGAGCAGCAGGGCCTGTGCAGTGGCGAGGAGGGTCAGTGTGCGGTGCGGAGAAGTCACCCCGTCATTCTATGCCCGCGCAGGCAGCCCTGCGCAGGCGGGTCGCGTCGCGGGGGCGCCGCAGCCCGGCGAACCCGGCCGTGCATGCGGGAGTCTGCGGTCGCGAGCCGACGCCGTGGGCGGGATGGCGAGCGGTGCCCCGCTGTCCGCGTCGCCGGCTTCGCCGCAGCGCCAATGCTGTGAGCGCAGCGCGGATGGTTGGGAACGGCTATGCTGGTGCTGTTTCTTCCACTGCGGCAGACGGTCGCCGAGACCGCTGCCGGGCGTATCGACAACTGGACCCGAGATGACCGGCTTTCCCTTCCCGACTCCGCTGCCCGCAGCCGTGCCCGGCAACGACCCCAGCGATGCCGACCTCCTGCTGTCGCCGGGCAGCCTGGCGGCCCTGGTCGACGAGCGCACGCGCGCCGCCATCGCCTGCGGCGCGCTGCACCGCATCGATACCGAGCAGTGCTTCGTCGACGATGGCGGCGTGCGCTTCCTGGTCCGCGTCGTTTCCAGCCTGCGGCGCAAGGCGACCGCCGGCAGCGCGCGCGGCGACGCTGCGCGGCCGGCGGTGAACCCCTTCCTGCCGCCCGAACCGGAGCTGACCGTTGGCGCCATCTCGCGCAGCCACCTGGCGGTGCTCAACAAGTTCAACGTCCTCGAACGCCACCTGCTGATCGTCACCCGCCACTTCGAGGATCAGCAAAGCCTGCTCGGCGTGGCGGACTTCCAGGCGCTCTACGCCTGCCTGGCCGAGTACCCGGCGCTTGGCTTCTACAACGGTGGCCGCATCGCCGGCGCGAGCCAGAACCACAAGCACTTGCAGCTCGTACCGCTGCCCTTCGACGGCGCCGCGACCGGACTGCCGATGGCGCCGCTGCTCGGCGGCGAAGGGCCGCGCTGCTCGCGCCTGCCCTTCGCGCATGCCTTCGGGCGGCTGCCGCCGGTGGTCGCCGGGCAGCCGGTGCAGGCGGCGCATGCGCTGTACCGGGCATTGCTCGCCGACCTCGGCATCACTGGCGAGCCGTCGGCTGAAGGCGAGCGGCAGTCGGCCCCCTACAACCTGCTCGTCGCGGCCGACTGGATGCTCGTCGTGCCGCGCGTCGCCGAATGCTGGCAAGCGATTTCAATCAACGCGCTGGCCTTCGCCGGATCGCTGTTCGTCCGGGATCGCCAGCAGCTCGAACGGATTCGCACCGCCGGCCCGCTGCGCGTTCTGCAGGCGGTGGCCGGGAACGGCGGGGCGTCCGGCTGAGCTGCCGACCCGCACCGGGCTGACGCCAGCGGATGCCGCCATCAGAGGATGCGGAACTGCATCTCCAGTTGCTCATCGCTCCAGATGTCGTCCGGGCTGATCGAGCGGCGGTGGAACCTGAAGTCGATTCCGGCCTTGCGGAAAGCCTCGTAGACCAGCTCGGAGCAGATGTACTTGCGGTCGCGCACCTTGCGCCCGCGTCGGAACAGGATGCGGATGGCGATGCGGCAGATCTCCCAGTTGTCGTACGGCCGCGTGAGTTCGTCCATGCCGAAGCTGATGGCCTGCTTCAGCGGCTCCGGTTCCGGCTGCGGCCTGATGCGGCCGATGACGATGCGCCCGCGATAGGGCTTGTTCCGGCCGTGGTAATCGCGCAGATACTTCGACAGCGGCACCAGGCGCACGCCGATCGCCGTCTCACTCTCGAGGACGAAGATCCGCTGCAGGCTGTCGTCACGATAGACGATGCCGACGTGACTCCACACCGAGCGCGTGAACCACTGGATCATCCGCGAGAAGAGGTACGTGCCCGAGCAGAAGATCAGGTCACCGGTGCGCAACTGCTCGCGCACCTGCGGGTAGTCAAGGACCGGCAGCCTGGCGACTGCCTTGACGGCGAGACGATCAGCCATGTGGACCCTGGCTCAGCCGACGCGGCCGGCGGCTGCCGGCGAGGGAAGACAAACGGCGGGCATCGCGACCTCCGGTGCGGGCGGATGGATGAAGCCCGCCATATTGCCGCAATCGAAGGCTGTTGGTAAGGGATACGGAAACGGGCCGGAATCGTCGTACGTCCGAGGTTCTGGCCGACAATCACGGTGACGGTACATGAATTGTGGGAAATGATGCACCACTGGAGGAATCGGTTCGCCACGGCTGCGTGCCACCCGGCGGCAGGCGCGCACGGAGGCGAGATGGCAGATCGCGGCCATCGCCGACGCTGCCCAAAATGGCGGCCATGGCGTGATCGACAACCGGCGCACTACATCCGCAGTGCCCGGCTGCCGATCCGCAGCCAGTCGCCGGCCGTCAGCACCGGCCGCTGCGCGAAGACGTCGCCGCGCACGCTGCCGATCCGTTCGAGGATGCGCAGCCCGCCCTGGACGGTCAACCGGATTTCCCACGCCATCCGCCCGGGCAGTTCGTGCACGAGTGGTGCGCCGGCCAGCAGCAGCTGCCGCGTGCGGTCGATCTGGAATTCGAGCAGCGCCGCCCAATGCTCGCTCCAGCGAGCCGCGGCGATCTGCTCTTCGGCGATCGCGAAGCGGGCGAGATCGCATTGCGGCAGGTAGATACGCTGCTTCTGCCAGTCGAGCGCAATGTCCTGCCAGAAGTTGAGCAGTTGCAGCGCGCTGCAGATGCAGTCCGAGCGCCGCAGATTCTCGTCGCTGGTACGGTCGACGAGGTGAAGCAGCAGGCGCCCGACCGGGTTGGCCGAACGCCGGCAGTAGTCGAGCAACTCCGGGTAGTCCGCATAGCGCTTCTTGACCACATCCTGGGCAAAGGCGTCGAGCAGGTCGCGCAGCAATTGCAGCGGCAGCCGCCATTCACCGATCACCGCCGCCAAGGCGGCAAACTCCGGCGTCGCCGGCGGCACGCCGCGCTCGATCCGGTCCAGTTCGTCGCGGTAGGCCGCCAGCGCCTGCAGGCGTTGGGGAGCCGACGCGTCGCCTTCATCGGCGATGTCGTCGGCGGCGCGGGCAAAGCGATAGATCGCCTCGATCGGTTTTCGCAGTCGCCGCGGCAGCAGCAGCGAGGCGACGGGAAAATTCTCGTAGTGGTCGACAGGCATCCGGGAGAGGAGCCGGGCGTGCTGGTGGCACGCTCCAGGCGTGAGGGCAGACGGTAGCTGACAGTATAGAGGCGACACGGTTAGAATGATGCGCGCTCCGGCCCCGGAGCCGCCGGTCGCGCAGCAGGCGGCCACGGAAGCGGGGGTCGGCAGAGCTCTGTGCCGCAGTGCCCAGGTGGCGAAATTGGTAGACGCAGCAGGTTTAGGTCCTGCCGCCGCAAGGTGTGGGGGTTCGATTCCCTTCCTGGGCACCAAGAACACTTTTGCCGTGAAGCCGGGCACGACCACTCATCCGCAGATCAGCAAGGAGATGGTCGACAACCCGGCGCTCGGCCTGATGTGCGGGCCGCCATGATCCCCGAGCCGGCGCCGGCCACCCTGCTGTTCGCGGGTCTCGGCCTGGCGGGCTTCATCGGCCGCTGCCGCGGAGCCTGATCCGCCACCCCGCAGCCATGCCGACCACGCGCGGCCCGGCAGGCGCTCGCGTTGGCCGGCACCGGCTGCGATCAGCCGCGGCCGCCGATCCAGAAACGCAGTGTGCTTGCCGGCACCTCGGCGCCGAGACCGAAGAGGTCGGCATTCGAGACGTGGGCGCCGCCGCGCGGGCGCTGGTCCGCCCAGATCCAGGGACGCCACCAGAGGCTGGCGATGAACTGACTCGCCCCTTCGCGGACGAGAACGCCGTCCAGCGCCATGTCCGGCGACACGTCGGCGGCGACACCGCACAGGGTCAGCAGCGCCTTGCGAAACAGGCTGACTTCCTCGGGGAAGCGGACTGCCGAAGTCGCAGCCAGTGCGTCCAGCAGGGACGTCATCCACTCGAACCCGGGAAAACGGCCGCTGCGCACCTGGCCGACCGCCTGTCTGACGGCGGCCTCGAGCTGCTCGTCGTCGCGCACGTCGCCGAGCCCGGCGATCGCCGTGCGGACACGCCGGTCGTTCAGCGTCAGGGCGCCGAGAGCGAGCTGCACGACCGCTTCGCATTGCCGCTTCGAAAGTGTCGTCGTCAGCGCCCAGTCGAGAATGGCCAGTCGCCCGTTCGGCGTCGCCAGCAGGTTGCCCGCATGCGGGTCGGCATGGAAAGTCGCCCCGGCCTCGCCACTGC
This genomic interval carries:
- a CDS encoding phosphorylase gives rise to the protein MTGFPFPTPLPAAVPGNDPSDADLLLSPGSLAALVDERTRAAIACGALHRIDTEQCFVDDGGVRFLVRVVSSLRRKATAGSARGDAARPAVNPFLPPEPELTVGAISRSHLAVLNKFNVLERHLLIVTRHFEDQQSLLGVADFQALYACLAEYPALGFYNGGRIAGASQNHKHLQLVPLPFDGAATGLPMAPLLGGEGPRCSRLPFAHAFGRLPPVVAGQPVQAAHALYRALLADLGITGEPSAEGERQSAPYNLLVAADWMLVVPRVAECWQAISINALAFAGSLFVRDRQQLERIRTAGPLRVLQAVAGNGGASG
- the hpnC gene encoding squalene synthase HpnC; protein product: MPVDHYENFPVASLLLPRRLRKPIEAIYRFARAADDIADEGDASAPQRLQALAAYRDELDRIERGVPPATPEFAALAAVIGEWRLPLQLLRDLLDAFAQDVVKKRYADYPELLDYCRRSANPVGRLLLHLVDRTSDENLRRSDCICSALQLLNFWQDIALDWQKQRIYLPQCDLARFAIAEEQIAAARWSEHWAALLEFQIDRTRQLLLAGAPLVHELPGRMAWEIRLTVQGGLRILERIGSVRGDVFAQRPVLTAGDWLRIGSRALRM
- a CDS encoding MFS transporter — protein: MTSPHRTLTLLATAQALLLTNGVTLVAINALAGYALAPDKRLATLPVVGYVLGSAASTLPASLFMRRNGRRAGFMLGACCGMLGGAVGALAVFLQNFWLLCGATFCSGIYHAFGQYFRFAAAEVVPAEWKSRAISLTLAGGIVGGFIGPAVGKMTRDLLAPQYLASYASLIGFALASLAIAASLRFPPAAAEEQHGVGRPLAEIARQPVFIVAVLAAAIGYGVMNLLMNATPLAMDFCGLGFGDTALVLQWHVIGMFAPSFLTGHLIARFGVAGVLLAGAALMAGCIAIALAGITLLHFWWALLLLGVGWNFLFVGGTTLLTEAYTPAEKARTQGLNDFLMFFVMGASSFGSGLLVTSAGWSVLNQVALPFVAVTALASATLWLRRRGRRGETQDQ